The Atlantibacter hermannii genomic interval CGTTTCAAATCGACTTCGGTACGATCGCGTAAACAGATCTGATCCAGTTCATCAATCACGTAACGCAGATTCGGGCTAATCTCCTGAACTTCTTTGTAACCTTGCCCTACGCCATCAGCCACCACGGTTTTGCGCTGGCGTGGATACTTAAATTTCACGCTCTTGGCAAAAAACTCGCCTTTATCCTTACGAAAGTA includes:
- the yaeH gene encoding putative structural protein, which encodes MYDNLKSLGITNPEEIDRYSLRQEANNDILKIYFRKDKGEFFAKSVKFKYPRQRKTVVADGVGQGYKEVQEISPNLRYVIDELDQICLRDRTEVDLKRKILDDLRHLESVVANKITEIEADLEKLTRK